The genomic stretch AGGGAATCGATCGATCTTAGCAGATCCTCGTCGTTCTGATATGCGAGATATTATTAATTTAAAAATCAAATTTAGAGAAAAATTCCGGCCTTTTGCACCGAGTATTTTAGAAGAATATGTGGGAGAATATTTTGAAATAGATGAGCCTGTACCTTTTATGGAAAAAGTGTTTAAAGTTCGTCTTGAAAAACGAGATAAAATTCCTGCGGTAACTCATGTTGATGGTACTGGACGTTTACAAAGTGTTTCTTATAAAACGAATCCTTTATATTGGGATTTAATTAACACTTTTGCCGATCGAACTGGTGTACCACTACTTTTAAATACTTCTCTTAATGAAAATGAACCGATAGTTCACACTCCCACAGAAGCGATCGAGTGTTTCCTACGGACTAAAATGGACTTATTAGTTTTAGGTAGTTACTACATCCAAAGAAATTAAGAGAAAAGTTAATTTGGAGTCAAGATATTTAACTTTATTAGTAATTTTAAACTACTATTTGATAAAAATTGTGGCAAAATAGAAATGAATCTAATTAATTACCTCATGGTTAGGTAGGAAATCAAAATTATGAATAGTTGCGTATTAATGGCGAAAATAGTTCGTAGTCCTCAATTAAGATACACTCAGGATAGCCAACTAGCAGTGACAGAAATGATGGTAGAGTTTGACAATCTTTCTCCGAATAATCCTCCCTTTAACTTAAAAGTAGTCGCATGGGGCGGTTTAGCCACAGAAATCGAACAAAAATATGTGGAAGGAAATCAAGTTGTTTTAACTGGACGCTTAAAGATGGATACAGTAGAAAGACAAGGATATAAAGAAAAAATAGCGGAGTTAACTATATTCCATATTTACCCCTTAAATGGTGACGGCGATCGTAGTAATGTTGTTAGTCTAAATGATTATAAATCCCCAGAAAATTCGGAGGATGATTCTAACCCTGAATATGAAGATTCTGGCATTGACGAAAATAAATTAGATCATATTCCTTTTTAAAATTAGGATTAAGAAAATTTGGGAGACTTTCCCAGAATCTTTGTTTTGGAATAATAAGTAATTAGATCTTGCACCTCTATCATTAATTCTAGGTGACGATAGGGAAAAGAGAAAGGGGAAGAGAGAAAAGTGACAAGAATTGATTTTTCCCGTTTTGTTTTATTGGTATTATTGTACTGGTGCGAGACAATATCTGAGTTAAACAAGAAAGATTTTTAAATTTTTAATACTTTATAAATACAAACTCTAATGTAATTTAGGAGATTTATCTATGTCTATCAAATCCAATGAGCAACAATCCGTTGAAAACGTAGAGACAGTTAATCCTTCGATCGTAATTCCAGAAAAAGACTTCTTTATAGGGGTAAAAAACTTTTTTGCCAGTTGGAAATTTAAACTCTCGGCGGTGATAGGAGTAGTGATTGTCACTCTTTTAGTAATTTTTTATTGGCAACATCTGATTGCAGTTATGGGAATGAAAACATGGGCTAATCACGCTTCTGCCAAACCCATTGATTGTATGGTTAAAGATACAAATAATGACGAATATATTAGTTGTACGGCAATGATAAATGAACAAATAGTTCCCCTAGAGTGTGGTACAAGTATTTTTAATGTGGGATGTCGAGTTAATTATGGTAGTGCCTCTCCCTCTTTTAAAGGGTTGGGGATTCAAAGTAAATAGAGGTTTGGGGAATAAGTATTCTGATGAAGGTAAAGAGACAGGAGATAAAATTAATTCTCTTTCAACTCTCAAATTCTTATGTACTTTTAACATAAACGATCGCATGGTGAGAGATCAACAATTTCTCTTTATTATTGTTAGATAGACATAGACAATTCTGATCTTGCCAAAGAATAACACCTCTTAAAGTTTCGTTTGTAGTTAAAGCTATATCTACAGAGGTTTTGTTTTTGATAAAGTTTTGTATTTGTCGTACACTAGGAAAGCCGGTGTTGAATACGGTCATATTTATTATTATTTATTAGGATTTGACTATGACTTTGAAGTTTACCAAATATCATGGACTGGGAAATGATTTTATTTTAATTGATAATTTGGCTTCTGCTGAACCTTTAATTTCTCCCGAAGAAGCAGTTAGAATGTGCGATCGACATTTTGGCATTGGTGCAGACGGAGTAATTTTTGTGTTACCCGGTAAGAACGATATAGATTATACCATGAGAATCTTTAACAGTGATGGATCTGAACCTGAGATGTGTGGTAATGGAATTCGTTGTTTCGCCCAATTTATCACCGAATTAGAAGGACAGGAAACTATCGGTAAAACCTATAAAATAGACACTTTAGCTGGTTTAATTTGCCCAACAATTAAAGGTAATGGACAAGTGAAAGTCGATATGGGACAACCTCAGTTAAAAGCTGTAGAAATACCCACTACTTTGACAGACAAAGAAGACAAAGTGATTAATCATCCTTTAGTAGTAGATGGTACAGAATATTTTGTTACTTGTGTTAGCATGGGGAATCCTCACTGCCTAGTGTTTGTGAATGATGTTGCTGTGATTGATTTACCAAAAATAGGCCCTTTATTTGAGCATAATAAATGTTTTCCCCAAAGAACAAATACTGAATTTATCGAAGTAGTCAATTCTAACTATTTAAAAATGCGAGTGTGGGAAAGAGGTGCAGGAATTACTTTAGCCTGTGGTACAGGAGCGTGTGCTACTGTTGTAGCGGGAGTTTTAAATAATAAATGCGATCGAATTACTACCGTTGAGTTACCCGGAGGATGTTTAGAAATCGAGTGGTCTGACAAAGACAATCATATATATATGACAGGGCCAGCAACTAAAGTTTTTTCCGGAGAAATAGATTCATAAATCAGTTAAAACCTATTGAGATTTATCCTGAGTTCGAGAAAAAATCATTGATGTAGGTAGATTTTAGGCTTTAGGGTTTAGGTTTTAGGTTCTAAAAATACCAAATCTGATTGAATTATTTAATTAATTTAATTTAAGTAAAATCAATTGTTAACAGTTTTTCCTCAATTATTTACCTAATACCTAACAATTAATACCTAATACCTTGCTATTACCCATACATTTTGCATCAAACTGAGGTAGATTTTTTAGTTGAGATTTTAATGTAACTTCGATCGATCAAAAATCAATATTTCCTGGTTAATATTCAAAATGGGGTTGATTTGAAAAGTCATTTATTTTTTATGATTTTATTTAATGTTATTGATTTAACAAAAAAAATCTTAATAATTTTTTAATAATTTCCTCTAATTGTCATGAAAAAAAGATTAAAAAGAAAATTAAATGAAATTGGTAATCATCTTTACAACTAATTGGGATCAAGGAATGTTAGCTTAGATGGTGTAAAGATAAATTCCATTTTAAAAAATTACTTATAATCATGGCTCAAATACTAGATGCAATTCCTCATAATGAAAATGATGTTATTTTGTGTTGTTATGTGAATGCTACAAATCAAATTCAGGTAGCTAGAATCACAAATATTCGTAATTGGTACTTTGAAAGGGTGGTATTTCCAGGGCAAAGATTAGTGTTTGAGGCTTTACCAGAGGCTTTATTAGAAATTCATTCAGGAATGATGGCTAGTGCTATTTTATCGGATACTATTCCTTGTCAGCGATTATCTGTTAATGAAGAAAAATCTGAACCATCGAAACAAGATAGCACAGTTATTCCTGACAATAAGACTAAACCTTCCGATTTGGAAGTAGTCTTGGCTTAAAATTTACTTTATTTTAAAACAATTTAGTTATGATTTATTTAATATATTTCAAGTGACCTATTACAAACTTTTATAGTATTTTATAGATAAATTGGGGGATAAAATTCCCTTTTTTTATTGAGTTAAATATATATAGTTGTCTTATTTGAGTTCTTAAATGGATTTTAGGTTATACTCAAATATTAATTTAGTATAATAGTACTAACCAGTAAAGCGAGAAAAATCAATTTTAGAAGTTTTAAAATCAATTCTTGTTACTTTCTATCTTCCCTTTTTCCTCTCATCATCGAAAATTTATGATATAGGTGCAAGATCTAATTTATAATTTATTTTTCATAATCCTTTCATAATTATTTCTTTTTTTGTTATAATTGCTATAGTCTATTACTAGGGTTAATCAATATATGAGTAATTTAGGTTGTTTGAAGGTTGAAAATTTGACGGTAAGCTATCGTAATGTTGAGGCTTTAAGAAATATCTCTTTTCAAGTTTTTCCTCACAAAGTAACGGGAATTATAGGGCCGAATGGTGCAGGAAAAAGTACTATGATTAAAGCGATGTTAGGTTTGATTCCTTATCAATTTGGTTCAATTTCATTCTATGATCAACCTTTAATTAAACAAAGAGAAAGAATTGCTTATGTACCACAACGATCGCAAATTGATTGGACATATCCTGCAACAGTATGGGATGTGGTGATGATGGGAAGGGTTAGAAAAACAGGGTGGTTTAAGCCTTTTTCGAGAATGAGTCGTGAAATAGCAAAAACAGCGTTAGAAAAAGTAGGAATGTATGATTATTGCGATCGACCTATCGGACAATTATCAGGAGGACAACAACAAAGAGTATTTTTAGCTCGATCGTTGGCGCAATCTGCTGATATATTTTTCTTTGATGAACCTTTTGTTGGAGTAGATCAAAAAACAGAGGAAATTATCTTTAATATTTTTCAAGAATTAGCAGACGAAGGTAAAATTATTTTAGTAGTAAATCATGATTTAGGGGAATCTATTAACAATTTTGATAGCATAATTTTATTAAATAAAACTCTCATTGCCGCAGGAAATAGAGAAGAAGTATTGCAAGAAGAAAATTTATATAATGCCTATAATGGCCGAGTATCTTTCCACTCTCAAAATAATCGGTTAATTGCTTAAAAATTTTCTCATTTGTATAAATTATACTAAATATTTTTATCAAGAGATCGATTAAAAGATCTAAATAATATATTCTTTTTTATTCATAAAAAATGCTAGATTTTATAACTGAACCTCTCCAATATGCTTTTATGCAACGATCGTTAATTGTTGCGGTAGTAGTCGGAGTGATTTGTGCGGTGGTTGGTAGTTATTTAATGGTTCAAAGATTAGCCTTATTAGGAGATGCAATTAGTCATTCTGTATTACCCGGATTAGCGATCGCTTTCATCTTAGGAATTAATATTTTTATCGGTGCATTTATTGCTGGATTAATAAGTACTGTGTGTATAAATATTATTAGAAATAACTCAAAAATTAAAGAAGATGCGGCTATGGGAATAGTTTTTTCTGCATTTTTTGCTTTGGGAGTTACTCTAATTACTGTGGTACAAAAAGAGAATAAAATAGACTTAAATCACTTCTTATTTGGCAATATTTTAGGTGTCAGTTTAACAGAAGTTAGAGATACAATTATTATTGCTATTTTTGTTTTGCTAATTGTCTTTTTATTTTATAAAGAATTACTATTTTATACCTTCGATAAATTGGGTGCTGAATCAGTGGGTTTACCAATTAAATGGTTAGATACAGCATTAATGATTTTAATTGGTTTAACTATTGTTGCTAGTTTAAAAGCTGTGGGAGTTATTCTTGTTTTGTCTTTATTAATTACTCCTCCTTCTACTGCTTATTTATTAGTCGATCGACTTAATCAAATAATGTTTGTGGGAATTTTAATCGGAGTTATTTCTAGTATGAGTGGAATGTATTTAAGTTATTATTTCAATTTACCATCAGGGCCAGCTATTGTTTTAGTTGCAACAGGATTATTTATCTTAAGTTTTTTATTCAGTCCGAGTCAAGGATTAATTACTGAATATTTTCGCTTAAAATTTGTCTCAAAAAAAACTATCTCTTAAAAGAGATTTCAATAGTGTTTAGTTAAAAATAATAAGTTTTTTGATAAATTATTTATCGATCGAGCAATCATACTTTCACTCACGAAAATTATTAATATTTAAAGATTATATATTGTTGGAGAGATTTGTTAAATACTGCTATGTAATTAATTGTAAATGCCATTTTGATGAAATCTAAGTAGTAAAATAGATATATAACAACCTTATTTGATTCACAATATTTGAAAGATAATACACTAGCAAGAGTGCTTCAAATAAATTAATTAAGGGTTTAAATAAAAATTTTGGGGAAAAATCATGGGGCAATTAAATACAGCAGAGTTACTCATTCAATGTTTAGAAAATGAGGGAGTAGAATATATTTTTGGATTGCCAGGAGAAGAAAATTTACATATCCTTGAGGCTTTAAAAAACTCATCTATTCAATTTATCACCACTCGTCATGAACAAGGTGCCGCTTTTATGGCAGATGTTTATGGACGTTTGACAGGAAAAGCAGGAGTTTGTCTTTCAACTTTGGGGCCTGGTGCTACAAATTTGATTACTGGAGTTGCTGATGCTAACCTAGATGGTGCCCCTCTTGTGGCAATTACTGGGCAAGTGGGAACCGATCGAATGCACATTGAATCACATCAGTATCTTGATTTAGTCGCTATGTTTGCTCCCGTTACTAAGTGGAATAAGCAAATTGTTCGCCCCGGTATCACCCCAGAAGTAGTGCGTAAGGCTTTTAAAGTCGCAGAAAAAGAAAAACCCGGAGCAGTACATATTGATTTACCTGAAAATATCTCTGCGATGTCCGTAGAAGGTAAACCGTTAAAGATTGATAGTCGAGAAAAAATCTATGCTTCCTATCGTAGTGTCAATGCCGCCGCTTTAGCGATCGCAAAAGCAAAAAATCCCTTAATTTTAGCTGGAAACGGTGCAATTAGAGCCCATGCGGCAGATGCGTTAACAGAATTTGCTACTCGTTTAAATATTCCTGTTGCCAATACTTTTATGGGAAAAGGTGCTATTCCTTATATTCATCCTCTCTCATTATGGACTGTTGGTTTACAACAACGAGATTTTATTACCTGTGGTTTTGAACAAAGCGATCTAATTATTGCCGTCGGTTATGATTTAATTGAATATTCCCCAAAACGTTGGAATCCTGACGGTGCAATTCCTATTATTCATGTCGGGGCAAATTCTGCGGAAATTGATAGTAGTTATATCCCTACCGTGGAAGTCATTGGAGACATTGCCGATTCTTTAGACGAAATTTTGAAAAGATGCGATCGAACTGGTAAACCTGTACCCTTTGCCGCTTCTTTACGAAATGAAATACGAGAAGATTATGAACAATATGCTCATGATGAAGGTTTTCCTGTTAAACCCCAAAAAATTGTTTATGATTTAAGGCAAGTAATGGGCTCAGAAGATATAGTTATTTCTGATGTAGGCGCTCATAAAATGTGGATGGCAAGACACTATCATTGTGAATGTCCGAATACCTGCATTATCTCTAACGGTTTTGCGGCTATGGGAATAGCAATTCCGGGGGCTGTTGCCGCTAAATTAGTGAATCCTGATAAAAAAGTTGTTGCTGTCACAGGAGATGGTGGTTTTATGATGAATTGCCAAGAATTGGAAACCGCCTTAAGAGTCAAAACACCTTTCGTCACTTTAATTTTTAATGATAATGGCTATGGCTTAATTGGCTGGAAACAGATGAATCAATTTGGCTCTACCAGTTACGTTGACTTTGGCAACCCCGATTTTGTCAAATTTGCTGAAAGCATGGGTTTAAAAGGCTATAGAATCACTTGTGCAGAAGATTTAATCCCCACCCTGAAAACAGCTTTAGAACAGGATGTTCCCACCGTAATTGATTGCCCTGTGGATTACAGAGAAAATATCCGTTTTTCCCGTAAATCAGGAGATTTAAGTTGCCCCATTTGGGAATAAAAAGAAAACAGTAGTCATTGGTTAATCAGGACTAATGACTAATATTACGATCGGATAATCGGTGATAATTAAAATTGTTGCATTCATTCATTGAAAGGACATGGTCAAAAAAGTAATCTTCATAAATCACCTTAATTTGGAGGTTCCTCTAGAATAAATATTGACGTATAACGCCTTGTTGTGCATCATGGTGCCCTCGGTAAGTCTAGACCTGGCGCTCGGCCGCTGTATGTTCCTACATGTCTCAAAGTAACTGCTTCCCCCGCTTTGCGGGCCGCCCATGAAAAGGATATTTTGCATGAGGTATCGCCCTTGACGAATCTAAGCTCCGCAGGCCGGTGAATGCCGAATGATTCTTTCGTGTCGGGTTTACCCATAACAAAGTGCATGACAATGCCATTGAACTTTAAGTCAAGGCAAAGCAAAAGCCCGTTATCGGGATTGTACTGTGGAATTAGCTCGAAGCTCGATGAGTGATAGACGTGCCCCGGTCGCTTAGGGAGATACAAACCCCAGCCAACTGGCCAGCGTGCGTGTGGTGAGCACAGCAAGGACATGCATTTTTCTTTTACTAGGAATGGCTGCCCAGTTTTTTGCTTTATTTGCCCCGAAACAACAAGACCATAAACGACCTTTATTAACCAACGCTCAATCGAAGTGCCATCCACGGAATAAGCAAGACACAGGGGCACTTGTTTTTGTTGCTCAATGTCTATGCTGCCAATCGCCGCCACAAAATCGGCTACGGCACTGTCAAGAGGTGACAAAGCACAATTGTGATTGGTGCAAAGAATTTTGGCTTTTAGGTTGGCTTTGCTGATCGAACTTAGCTGCTCCTTCGGAAGCCAAGTAAAACCTGTAACGTCAATGGTCCTGTTTTGCTTTTCGATGACATTAAGAAGTGCTTCCGAAATGTAGTGCTCACCTGAGATTTTCTCAGAGCATCCCTTCGTATGGGACAGATAGCATTTGGGGTGTGCGTATCCGCTTCTTTTTGTGGCGATGTAGACAGGGCTGGTCATGGCTAGTTACTTGACGCACAAGGTTAGACTGCGATCTATTTAATTATTTTTTCATAAATTTTCATTATTTTCATAGTAAAAGCATTACTATTTTCTGTCAAGATCTTTGACAAATTTCTTAATATTTCTGTATTTATCATTAATACAAAGATTGAGTTCTTGATTTATAAGTATTTCTCCCAATTCCTAACTCCTATCCTCACCAAAAAATTTTTTCAGCAAAGCCTAATTATCAACCCCTTCGATCGGTGCAAAACCTTGACGTTGGATATTTTCAGTAACAACTCTCGGCTCTAAAAATTGTAACAGGTAATCAGGGCCTCCTGCTTTTGAACCAACTCCAGAGAGTTTAAAACCGCCAAAGGGTTGTCGTGACACGATCGCCCCTGTAATACCTCGATTAATATAAAGGTTGCCTACTTCAAACTCTTTGTAAGCTCGATCGATATGAATAGGAGTACGAGAATATAAACCCCCCGTAAGAGCGTAATCTGTGCCATTGGCAATGTCTAAGGCTTCATCGAAATTGTTAGCTTTAATTACTGCGAGTACAGGCCCAAAAATTTCCTCTTGGGCGATGGTAGCATTAGGTGAAATATCAATAAAAACAGTGGGAGGGACAAAATAACCATTTTCAGGAGTCGGCACTTGAATCGCTAATTTGCCCTCTTGTTTGCCTTTCTCGATATACTCTAAAATACGAGCTTGAGCAGTGCCATCGATAACAGGGCCTACTTTTGTGCTAGGATTCTTGGCTTCACCTACGTTGAGAGATTTTACTGCTTCGACTAAACGATCAACAAAACTATCATATACTGAACTTAAAACTATTACTCTTGAACAAGCAGAACATTTTTGACCACTAAAACCGAAAGCAGATTGTACCACTCCAGCCACACCTTGATCTAAATCGGCACTTTCATCAATGATAATGGCATTTTTACCGCCCATTTCTGCAATAACTCGTTTAAGATGGCGTTGTTTGGGTTGCAATATGGCCGCATCAGCATAAATTTGACAACCAACTTCCCTTGAGCCTGTGAAGGCGATTAAATGAATATCAGGATGTTTGACGAGATAATCTCCCACAACTGAACCTTTACCAGGTATATACTGGAAAACTCCCGCAGGAATCCCCGCTTCTGTTAAAATTTCAGCTATTTTTGCTCCAATTACGGTACTGGTGGCGGCAGGTTTTAATAAAGCACAATTACCCGTAACTAAGGCGGCGACTGTCATACCTGTGGAAATTGCAAAGGGAAAATTCCAAGGGGATACAATTAAAGCAATACCACGAGGTTGATAAAAATATCGATCGTTCTCTCCAGCCACATCATAATTATAGCCTCGATCGAGCCTTTCCATTTCATCAGCGTAGTAACGACAAAAATCGATCGCTTCTGAGACTTCAGGATCACCTTCTTTTAAGATTTTACCAACTTCATAGCACATCCAAGCGGTTAATTCATGGCGTTTAGCTTCCATAATGTCGGCAGCTTTGCGTAAAATATCTGCCCGTTGTTTTGCTGGGGTTTTACTCCATGTTTTAAAAGCTGATTTGGCACTATTCATCGCTTCGTCTGCTTGAGAAAGAGAAATTAAGCCAATTTTTCCCACGACTTCCGAAGGGTTAGAAGGGTTCACGGAATCAATATAACTTTCAGTTTCGACATAGTTACCGTTAATCAAGGGTAAGTAAGTTTTACCTAGCTGATTGTGTACTATAGTCAACGCTTGTCGGGCTTTAATGAGGTTTGTTTCACGGCCATAATCGGTGTCAGGGGAGCCTTGAAAAACCTTCTGCTTAGAAAGTGAGGAAACAACATCAGTAGTTAATTCCTCCTTAGAAATAGGGGAAACTTGAGGTGGTGCGACTAATTCCTCAATGGGTTTTTCTTCTGCATTTTGACGTAAAAAGGAGCTATTAGCAGTATTTTCTAGTAAACGGCGGATAAGATAAGCCATCCCCGGCAAAAGTTGCCCATAGGGTGCATAAACTCTTACTCGATGCCCTCTTTTGACGATCGCCTTAGCTAAAGTTTCTCCCATGCCGTAAAGTATCTGACATTCAAAGCGTTTTTTTGGAATCTTTAAAGTTTCTGCAATAGCGATCGCATTTGCCTGAGTACGGACATTATGAGAAGCAATGGCGGCGTTTAAATACGAGTGATTTTCGAGGAGAAGACGAGTTAATTTTTCATAATTAAGGTCTGTTTCTGCTTTATCATTAAATACAGGTTGATTCCAGTGATTTTGTAGAGATTTAATGGTTTCTTGATCCCAATATGCTCCTTTAACTAAGCGAATGGTGATCGGATTACCCCGTCTTTTTGCCCAATTAATCCAACTTTGTAAGTCTTTCTCTGAGTCACGCAAATAGGCTTGTAAAGTAACGCCAATATCAGTGCGAGTCTTAAATTCTTCCTCCATTAATAACTCTTGCAAAATGGAGACAACCACATCTTTATAAGTATATTGTTCAATATCGAAATGTACCGCAGTACCATAATTTTGAGCGTGTCTTAATAAAGTACGGATTCGATCGCACACTTTCAATTTACCACCTTCAGGATCGATCGGGTCAAATTGGGAGTAAAATGCAGTTAACTTGACAGATACTTGCACTTTCGGGAGATTTTCACCATCTGCGGTATCAATTTCGGAAATATTTGACCATTTTTGAGCTTGCTCACTTAATTGAGTGATTAAATTAAGGTAGTTTTGTAAGTAAGATTCTGCTTCAACTTCGGTAATAACCGCCTCCCCTAACAAGTCGATGGAAAAACACATTTTCTCCTTACGCATCCTTTCTACTGCTTTAATCACTTCTTTGATAGTTTCCCCTGAGATATACTTATAAGCTAGGGTTTCCACTGCTTTAGTGATAGTAGCAGAAGCAATTTGAGCGGGGGGAGAATTAGGTTCGGTAAAATTAAGAATGCCTTTGAGCGCGTCTGGTAACTCAACTTCTTCGGTGGTTAAATATTGTTGTAAATGTCTAGCAATTTCGCTCTTACTTCTTAATGCAGGTAACGCATCAATGAATCTAAACAACTGTACCCGTAGTCCGGGGTTACTCATAGTCCACCCCATGAGTTTATCATCGAACTGCATTTGTTCTTTTAACTGACTGAAAATATTACCTTTCTGTCTTGTGGCTTGGATTAATTCCTTTGCGATCGCTTGTGTTGTATTTTCGTATGACGAGATGGGATTAGCTGAAGCTACCATAAAAATTACCTAATAAATATAATAAAATAGCCCTAATTTTGCTTTGTTTTTAGGTGCTTTAATGCTTATTTTGCATAATGTTTTGCTTTACTATTATATCACATTTAAACAAGTCAAATCGAGAAGTGGCTCAGTTTGATGTTAGGGATTATTAAACTGAAACAACTATCAAAAATTAATTATTTAAGACAATAATTTTGCTTGTATTCCTAGAAAAAAACTAATTTTTTTGTTAAGTTAAAATATGTTTAAACTGGTTAAATTATAGATTTTTCAACAATGAACTGTTACCTCTGGTTAAAAGGGAAGAAAATTGAATTAGAAAAGGTCAACTTTTTATGATTTTTTTCCCATTCAAAAGGGGGAGGCTTTAAACCTTAAATGAATCAATTGTCAATTATCAATTTACATTTCATTATTTAACACCATCCGTGAAAAATTGCTCTATCTTTACGCCATTTTACTAATTCTGCTTTTTTGAATCCTGCTGTTAATAACCATGAT from Geminocystis sp. NIES-3709 encodes the following:
- a CDS encoding single-stranded DNA-binding protein, translating into MNSCVLMAKIVRSPQLRYTQDSQLAVTEMMVEFDNLSPNNPPFNLKVVAWGGLATEIEQKYVEGNQVVLTGRLKMDTVERQGYKEKIAELTIFHIYPLNGDGDRSNVVSLNDYKSPENSEDDSNPEYEDSGIDENKLDHIPF
- a CDS encoding Hfq-related RNA-binding protein yields the protein MTVFNTGFPSVRQIQNFIKNKTSVDIALTTNETLRGVILWQDQNCLCLSNNNKEKLLISHHAIVYVKST
- the dapF gene encoding diaminopimelate epimerase: MTLKFTKYHGLGNDFILIDNLASAEPLISPEEAVRMCDRHFGIGADGVIFVLPGKNDIDYTMRIFNSDGSEPEMCGNGIRCFAQFITELEGQETIGKTYKIDTLAGLICPTIKGNGQVKVDMGQPQLKAVEIPTTLTDKEDKVINHPLVVDGTEYFVTCVSMGNPHCLVFVNDVAVIDLPKIGPLFEHNKCFPQRTNTEFIEVVNSNYLKMRVWERGAGITLACGTGACATVVAGVLNNKCDRITTVELPGGCLEIEWSDKDNHIYMTGPATKVFSGEIDS
- a CDS encoding DUF1830 domain-containing protein: MAQILDAIPHNENDVILCCYVNATNQIQVARITNIRNWYFERVVFPGQRLVFEALPEALLEIHSGMMASAILSDTIPCQRLSVNEEKSEPSKQDSTVIPDNKTKPSDLEVVLA
- a CDS encoding metal ABC transporter ATP-binding protein translates to MSNLGCLKVENLTVSYRNVEALRNISFQVFPHKVTGIIGPNGAGKSTMIKAMLGLIPYQFGSISFYDQPLIKQRERIAYVPQRSQIDWTYPATVWDVVMMGRVRKTGWFKPFSRMSREIAKTALEKVGMYDYCDRPIGQLSGGQQQRVFLARSLAQSADIFFFDEPFVGVDQKTEEIIFNIFQELADEGKIILVVNHDLGESINNFDSIILLNKTLIAAGNREEVLQEENLYNAYNGRVSFHSQNNRLIA
- a CDS encoding metal ABC transporter permease — translated: MLDFITEPLQYAFMQRSLIVAVVVGVICAVVGSYLMVQRLALLGDAISHSVLPGLAIAFILGINIFIGAFIAGLISTVCINIIRNNSKIKEDAAMGIVFSAFFALGVTLITVVQKENKIDLNHFLFGNILGVSLTEVRDTIIIAIFVLLIVFLFYKELLFYTFDKLGAESVGLPIKWLDTALMILIGLTIVASLKAVGVILVLSLLITPPSTAYLLVDRLNQIMFVGILIGVISSMSGMYLSYYFNLPSGPAIVLVATGLFILSFLFSPSQGLITEYFRLKFVSKKTIS
- a CDS encoding acetolactate synthase large subunit, yielding MGQLNTAELLIQCLENEGVEYIFGLPGEENLHILEALKNSSIQFITTRHEQGAAFMADVYGRLTGKAGVCLSTLGPGATNLITGVADANLDGAPLVAITGQVGTDRMHIESHQYLDLVAMFAPVTKWNKQIVRPGITPEVVRKAFKVAEKEKPGAVHIDLPENISAMSVEGKPLKIDSREKIYASYRSVNAAALAIAKAKNPLILAGNGAIRAHAADALTEFATRLNIPVANTFMGKGAIPYIHPLSLWTVGLQQRDFITCGFEQSDLIIAVGYDLIEYSPKRWNPDGAIPIIHVGANSAEIDSSYIPTVEVIGDIADSLDEILKRCDRTGKPVPFAASLRNEIREDYEQYAHDEGFPVKPQKIVYDLRQVMGSEDIVISDVGAHKMWMARHYHCECPNTCIISNGFAAMGIAIPGAVAAKLVNPDKKVVAVTGDGGFMMNCQELETALRVKTPFVTLIFNDNGYGLIGWKQMNQFGSTSYVDFGNPDFVKFAESMGLKGYRITCAEDLIPTLKTALEQDVPTVIDCPVDYRENIRFSRKSGDLSCPIWE
- the pruA gene encoding L-glutamate gamma-semialdehyde dehydrogenase, with product MVASANPISSYENTTQAIAKELIQATRQKGNIFSQLKEQMQFDDKLMGWTMSNPGLRVQLFRFIDALPALRSKSEIARHLQQYLTTEEVELPDALKGILNFTEPNSPPAQIASATITKAVETLAYKYISGETIKEVIKAVERMRKEKMCFSIDLLGEAVITEVEAESYLQNYLNLITQLSEQAQKWSNISEIDTADGENLPKVQVSVKLTAFYSQFDPIDPEGGKLKVCDRIRTLLRHAQNYGTAVHFDIEQYTYKDVVVSILQELLMEEEFKTRTDIGVTLQAYLRDSEKDLQSWINWAKRRGNPITIRLVKGAYWDQETIKSLQNHWNQPVFNDKAETDLNYEKLTRLLLENHSYLNAAIASHNVRTQANAIAIAETLKIPKKRFECQILYGMGETLAKAIVKRGHRVRVYAPYGQLLPGMAYLIRRLLENTANSSFLRQNAEEKPIEELVAPPQVSPISKEELTTDVVSSLSKQKVFQGSPDTDYGRETNLIKARQALTIVHNQLGKTYLPLINGNYVETESYIDSVNPSNPSEVVGKIGLISLSQADEAMNSAKSAFKTWSKTPAKQRADILRKAADIMEAKRHELTAWMCYEVGKILKEGDPEVSEAIDFCRYYADEMERLDRGYNYDVAGENDRYFYQPRGIALIVSPWNFPFAISTGMTVAALVTGNCALLKPAATSTVIGAKIAEILTEAGIPAGVFQYIPGKGSVVGDYLVKHPDIHLIAFTGSREVGCQIYADAAILQPKQRHLKRVIAEMGGKNAIIIDESADLDQGVAGVVQSAFGFSGQKCSACSRVIVLSSVYDSFVDRLVEAVKSLNVGEAKNPSTKVGPVIDGTAQARILEYIEKGKQEGKLAIQVPTPENGYFVPPTVFIDISPNATIAQEEIFGPVLAVIKANNFDEALDIANGTDYALTGGLYSRTPIHIDRAYKEFEVGNLYINRGITGAIVSRQPFGGFKLSGVGSKAGGPDYLLQFLEPRVVTENIQRQGFAPIEGVDN